CGCCGCAGGCCTGGCCGTGCTCGAGCTCGCACGCGCGGTCGAGCATCGTCAGCGCGCGGGCCGCGTCGACGGCCACGCCGCGGCCGGCGTCGAGCATGACCGCGGCGTTGCGACAGCCGCGGGCGTCCTTGGCCTCGCACGTCTGCGCGTACAGCGCGAACGCGCGGGCGTCGTCGCGCGCGATGCCCGCGCCGCGGTCGAACAGGAGCGCGAGCTCGTAGCAGCTCGGGTTGTAGCCCTGCTCGCACGCGCGCCGGAACATGCCGGCGGCCCCGACCAGGTCCTGCGCGACGCCGAGGCCCGCGGCGCGGAGGCCGCCGAGCAGGTGGCAGCCCTGGCGCTCGCCCAGATCGCAGGCCTGGGCGTAGAGCGTCCCGGCCTTGACCGGGTTGGCGTCGACGCCGTCGCCGTGCTGGTACAGCACGCCGAGGGCCTTGCAGGCGGGGCCGTGCTTGAGCTCGCACCCGGCGGTGAAGCGCGCGCGCGCGTCGCTCCAGTCGGCGCGATCGACCGCGGCCAGGCCGAGCTGAGCGCACGCGGCGCCGTCGCCGGCCGCGCAGCCCGCGACCGGATCGGGCGGCGGCGGCGGCGGGGTCGGCACCGTGACCGCGGCGCGCGCGCCCACCGACGGGCCGCCGATCGTGCCGACGCCGCGCAGCACCTGGACCACGCCGAGGCCGAGCACGCCGACGGCGATCGCCACCGCCAGCCCACGCTGCCGGCGCGCCAGCCGCCGCACCCGCGCGAGCGCCAGCAGCCCGACCGCGAGCGCCAGCGCGCCGCCGCCGAGCGCCACCCAGTCGCGGAAGTGGACCGCGACGACGACGCCGTCGACGGTGCGGGTCTCGGCCCGGGCGAGCCGGAACAGGAACGGCGCCAGCCCCGCGGCCAGGCCGACGTACTCGAGCGCGCCGGGCACCGGCCGGGTCAGGCCTCCATCGTCTGCGGCTACATCCACGGCGGGATACTATCGTGTCCGTCGCGCGCCATGGCCGATCCGCTCGCCCCGACTGTGCCCGAGACGCCGCGCCGCGATGACGCGCGCGCCGACGGCGCGGCCGCGACCCCGCGCGCCGACGGCGCGGCCGCGACCCAGCGGGCTGGCGACCTCGCGGCCGCGGCCCCGACCGAGCGGGCCGACCACGCCCGCGCGCAGGCGACGCCCAGCACCGTCGGCCATGGCCACCCGGTGCGCGCGGCGCCGATGGCCGATCCGCTCGAGCGCGCGCTGGCCAAGGCCAAGGCGGCGGCGGCGCTGTTCGGCGACGTGGCGGCCGTGCAGGTCGGTCGGTACCGGCTGA
The genomic region above belongs to Myxococcales bacterium and contains:
- a CDS encoding SEL1-like repeat protein, with the protein product MPGALEYVGLAAGLAPFLFRLARAETRTVDGVVVAVHFRDWVALGGGALALAVGLLALARVRRLARRQRGLAVAIAVGVLGLGVVQVLRGVGTIGGPSVGARAAVTVPTPPPPPPDPVAGCAAGDGAACAQLGLAAVDRADWSDARARFTAGCELKHGPACKALGVLYQHGDGVDANPVKAGTLYAQACDLGERQGCHLLGGLRAAGLGVAQDLVGAAGMFRRACEQGYNPSCYELALLFDRGAGIARDDARAFALYAQTCEAKDARGCRNAAVMLDAGRGVAVDAARALTMLDRACELEHGQACGELGDLYAAGTGVTKDGVRARGYFERACTLTYGEGCNKLGGMAERGDGEPVDLAKADQRYAQACDLGAGYGCANLARRRGGLPAQRDLYQRGCELGARGVCVDLGMAAYQGKALPKDLVAALALFERGCDLGDPVACRNAAIQYFRGEGVARDRDRSHARFVQACAGGDAPSCKDAPSCKELQ